From the genome of Solanum lycopersicum chromosome 7, SLM_r2.1:
gtttGGGTACTTAATTAGATATGAGTACAACttttcaccctcagacagatggttAGTCCGAGCggatgattcaagtgttggaaaacatgcttcgagcgtgtgtgatcaATTTTGGTACTAGATGGGATCAACATTTACCTTTAGCagagtttgcctacaacaacAGTTATCAGTCCAGTATTCAGATGGCCCTATTTGAGGCGTTGTATGGCAGACGGTGTAGGTCTCCGATCGGTTGGTTTAATCCGGAGGAGAGGACTCTTTAGATACATACTTGCTAAGAGATGCTATGGATcaagtccgtatgattcagtatacACTATTGACAGCCCAGAGTTGACAGGAGAGTTACGTGGAtcggagagttagagccttagtgtttatggagggtgatcatgtttggctccgagtatcaccgATGAAGGGTGTGaagaggtttggaaagaagggaaagCTTAGTCCTAgattcattggaccttttgagatcttaagccgagtgggagaggtggcctataagttggtCTTGCCACCTATTTTGTCAGCAGTTCATCCtatatttcatgtatctatGCTTCAGAAGTATATTCCGGATAAATCTCATATGCTTTCACTTGACTCTGTGGAGCTGGGTCCATACTTCACATTTGATGAGGATcctatagctattttggataggcaggTTCGAAAGTTTCggaccaaggagattgcttcagtgaaggtgcagTGGAAGCACCGATCGGTGGGAGAGGCAGCTTGGGAGACAAAGTCTGACATGCGTGTTAGATATCCTCAGCTTTTTGAAGCTTCAGATACTTTCTTTCACTTTatattcgaggacgaacatgatttttagtggtagATAATGTGATGATCCAGAcgttcatttttcaaaattttaaactattcgTTTAATTTGAGTCAAATAATTGATGGATAATTGTAGATAAATAACTTAATGATAGTTAATGggttaaagtgataatttatttaagactctaTACCATTTATACGATATTCAATAAAAACAAATGACTTACATTTATCACTTTTAGTGCATAATTGATTgagaaaagaagtaaaaaggggaaaaagtAGCGAATATGGTTTCGGCATCGCAGGTTGCGAACTGCATCCAGGTGATATTTCAAATTAGAACTCTTTAATTTCGTAATGAAGTGTAATTCATGAGGCAATTCATATGTTTTCAAGGTTAGGATAAAGAGTAGCATATtgattttagaagttattgttGTTACATCTGGGTTCTTTGAAATTGGGGGACAAGTTTTAGTAATTGTTTGAGGTAATTATTGGATCGGCTATAAGGTAGTCATAAGGTGATAGTGGGGTGATTGGCTCACATTGAAAGTGTTGCATATTTTTCCTATAAGTTTGAATTATGTTACTACCTTTAATTGATATACATGTTAGTCTGTAGGTTGATTTTAATGTTTCTCcaaattctttattattattattatgattattatattatggtgacaattgaattataaaataaacaaaatgtgAGTAAAAGAGAATTGAATTGGTATGTGAAGTGGGTTAGAGTAACAATCTAGGAAGTTGAAATTGTTTCAGAATAACAATAAATGTTGCTAGGATCTTGAAATTGTTTCAGAATAATAATAACTGttgcttttatatatatatatatatatatatatatatatataaagatgtaGTGGAGAACCATAACTTTTGATTGGCCATTAATGGCCTTATGATAGGGTAGTTAAGAGGGTTATGTGATAATGATGTACAAATTATTTCGGTCACTATTTTTGTTcgatttttatctttaaaaaactacatatatatgtataatcacattataatttcaagttt
Proteins encoded in this window:
- the LOC138337323 gene encoding uncharacterized protein; the protein is MEGDHVWLRVSPMKGVKRFGKKGKLSPRFIGPFEILSRVGEVAYKLVLPPILSAVHPIFHVSMLQKYIPDKSHMLSLDSVELGPYFTFDEDPIAILDRQVRKFRTKEIASVKVQWKHRSVGEAAWETKSDMRVRYPQLFEASDTFFHFIFEDEHDF